In Methylomonas sp. ZR1, one DNA window encodes the following:
- a CDS encoding efflux RND transporter periplasmic adaptor subunit produces MISKPGLYLVGGVAAVVLVASGFYLKEGNRHTDALILYGNIDIRQVELSFHDPERVEQILVQEGERVKRGQLLATQALERFEYSRDQAAAKVDVQQHQLDKLLHGSRPQEIGKAGNDVKAAEAAVVLAKKELARLQVLVKRKLSSAESLDRAQAQYDAAQQSLQALKQQYALTEIGPRREDIQAAQAQLKADQAALQLADKVLADARLYAPQDGVVQNRILEPGDMANAQKPVLTLALREPFWARTYVAEADLGRLRYGLPASLASDSFPDKSYRGWVGYMSPTAEFTPKSVETTELRTSLVYQVRIYACDPDDQLRLGMPVTVTIDTRQAPMAQPSCEPAP; encoded by the coding sequence ATGATTAGTAAACCAGGCCTGTATCTCGTTGGGGGAGTAGCCGCCGTTGTGCTGGTCGCCAGCGGTTTTTATCTGAAGGAGGGAAATCGGCATACCGATGCCTTGATCCTATACGGCAACATAGATATTCGCCAAGTTGAACTGAGTTTTCACGATCCGGAGCGCGTCGAGCAGATCCTGGTTCAGGAAGGCGAGCGGGTCAAACGCGGTCAATTGTTGGCGACGCAAGCGTTGGAGCGCTTTGAATACAGCCGCGACCAGGCCGCAGCCAAAGTGGATGTGCAACAACATCAGCTGGATAAGCTGCTGCACGGTTCGCGGCCGCAGGAAATCGGCAAGGCCGGCAATGATGTCAAAGCGGCGGAAGCGGCGGTGGTGCTGGCTAAGAAAGAGTTGGCCCGTTTACAAGTGCTGGTTAAACGCAAACTAAGCTCCGCCGAGTCCCTGGATCGGGCGCAAGCCCAATACGACGCGGCCCAGCAGAGTTTGCAAGCCTTGAAACAGCAATATGCGCTGACTGAAATCGGCCCGCGCCGGGAAGATATTCAAGCGGCGCAAGCACAACTGAAAGCTGATCAGGCCGCGTTACAGCTGGCTGATAAAGTCTTAGCCGATGCGCGCTTGTATGCGCCGCAGGATGGTGTCGTCCAGAACCGCATCCTGGAGCCCGGCGACATGGCCAATGCGCAAAAGCCGGTATTGACGTTGGCCTTGCGCGAGCCGTTTTGGGCTAGAACCTATGTGGCGGAAGCTGATTTGGGACGACTGCGTTATGGTCTGCCGGCTAGTTTGGCCAGCGACAGCTTTCCGGATAAAAGCTATCGGGGTTGGGTAGGGTACATGTCGCCGACGGCCGAATTTACGCCGAAATCGGTGGAAACCACCGAGCTGCGCACCAGCCTGGTCTATCAGGTGCGGATCTACGCCTGCGACCCGGACGATCAATTGCGGCTGGGGATGCCGGTCACCGTGACGATAGACACCCGGCAAGCACCGATGGCACAACCGAGCTGCGAACCCGCGCCGTGA
- a CDS encoding peptidase, with protein sequence MTYCIAVSLKDGLVLTSDSRTNAGIDNVSIYGKMHPFCTASDRKIVLLSAGNLATTQAVIDQLKRDMKEETEVNLDTVNYLSEAAAYLGRISVEKQRRHVDAGQSSFNPSATFILAGQIGQEPHGAYLIYPEGNCITTSRQTPYLQIGENKYGKPVLDRFLKIDTALHEAGRCCLISMDSTMRSNASVGAPVELLIYHRDTLTLDEYYCFQEDNEYLSKIRKMWHEKLKEAFATLPQFSKEDSRPLPGCI encoded by the coding sequence ATGACTTATTGTATTGCTGTCTCTCTAAAAGACGGACTGGTATTAACGTCGGATTCCAGAACCAACGCCGGCATCGACAATGTCAGCATTTACGGCAAAATGCACCCATTTTGTACCGCATCTGATCGGAAAATCGTGCTGCTCAGTGCCGGCAATCTGGCTACCACGCAGGCCGTGATCGACCAGTTAAAACGCGATATGAAAGAAGAGACCGAAGTGAATCTGGATACGGTCAACTATCTGTCGGAAGCCGCCGCCTATCTGGGGCGGATCAGCGTCGAAAAGCAGCGCCGTCATGTGGATGCCGGACAAAGCAGCTTCAATCCGTCCGCCACTTTTATTTTGGCGGGGCAAATCGGCCAGGAGCCGCACGGCGCTTATTTGATTTATCCGGAAGGCAATTGCATCACTACCTCGCGGCAGACCCCTTATCTGCAAATCGGCGAAAACAAATACGGCAAACCGGTGCTGGACCGGTTTTTAAAAATCGATACCGCACTGCACGAAGCCGGGCGTTGCTGCTTAATTTCGATGGACTCAACGATGCGCAGTAATGCCAGCGTCGGCGCGCCGGTGGAGCTGTTGATTTATCACCGGGATACGCTGACGCTGGACGAGTACTATTGCTTCCAGGAAGACAACGAATACTTAAGCAAAATCCGCAAGATGTGGCACGAAAAGCTGAAAGAAGCCTTCGCCACCTTACCGCAGTTCAGCAAAGAGGATTCCCGTCCGCTGCCGGGCTGCATATAA
- a CDS encoding 1-acyl-sn-glycerol-3-phosphate acyltransferase, protein MAQTLIQKIDYGWRLLATAISFTSFGIGGVMLWLLVFPLLAIWPGSRAEKAGRGQYTVHLSFYMFIGLMHRLGVMSYEVIGLEKLNRPRQLIVANHPTLVDVVFLISRIKQANCIVKASLWHNPAMRGPILNAGYISNADSETMVNDCAAWLQNGGTMIIFPEGTRSVPGQPYRFQRGAAAIALQADSIITPVTLTCKPSTLTKTQAWYQIPQRRFHLQMIVGEDVELQPFRELQPRSIAVRRLTRYLQDYFTQQRERHERDGN, encoded by the coding sequence ATGGCACAAACTCTAATTCAAAAAATCGATTACGGCTGGCGTTTACTGGCCACTGCGATCAGCTTTACCAGCTTCGGAATCGGCGGCGTGATGCTGTGGCTGTTGGTGTTTCCGCTCTTGGCAATATGGCCGGGCAGCCGCGCCGAAAAAGCCGGCCGCGGCCAATACACGGTGCATCTGAGTTTTTATATGTTTATAGGCTTGATGCACAGATTGGGCGTCATGAGCTATGAAGTGATCGGCTTGGAAAAACTCAACCGTCCCCGCCAGCTGATTGTCGCCAACCACCCGACGCTGGTGGATGTGGTGTTTTTAATCAGCCGAATCAAACAAGCCAACTGCATCGTCAAGGCCAGCCTGTGGCACAACCCGGCGATGCGCGGCCCAATCTTGAATGCCGGCTATATCAGCAACGCCGATTCTGAAACGATGGTCAATGACTGCGCCGCTTGGCTGCAAAACGGCGGCACCATGATTATTTTTCCGGAAGGCACTCGCTCGGTGCCAGGCCAGCCTTATCGTTTTCAACGTGGCGCCGCAGCCATTGCTTTACAAGCCGATAGTATAATCACGCCGGTAACGCTGACGTGTAAACCCAGCACCCTCACCAAAACTCAAGCCTGGTACCAAATCCCGCAGCGGCGTTTTCATTTGCAAATGATCGTCGGCGAGGATGTGGAATTGCAGCCTTTCCGGGAGTTGCAACCGCGCTCGATAGCGGTGCGGCGTTTAACGCGGTATTTACAGGATTATTTTACTCAACAACGAGAACGCCATGAGCGAGATGGAAACTGA